DNA from Gracilinanus agilis isolate LMUSP501 chromosome 3, AgileGrace, whole genome shotgun sequence:
gtgatccagggtggaaggtgatggccacaggtgcatttggggacagtgaataactgtaagggggcaatgatagtatgtgatgggggcgctaagtaatattttttctggaaagggcggCAGGCCaacaaagtttgggaacccctgctctagagctaAAGAAGTGGCTAATTCTGCCTAGTTACATGAAGAAAAAACTAGTCTGAAATGAACCGTGATGGATAGTTGTTTGTGACCTGAGGGGGAAAGTGAGTGGAAAGCAAGCTGAGATCCTGCTGGTTATTCAGGAGAAGGACCCAGGCAGGTGAACCAACTATTCCTCTTCTGAGAAGAATTAAGGTAGATCTACAGCCAAGTAGAACATTGTCTGGGACCTCCAGCGCCAATGAAAGAAGAGGGGCCAGTGAGTAAGAGATGGGGAATACAGGGGAAAGGATTCTAGAAATATCAAGAGGAAAAGCTCAAGAAAAGCCTGGGATATCAGCAGAGAAACCAACAGAAAGgatgctaaaataaaagaagaaaaaaatgaattctagaaaTATCAAGAGGAAAAGCTCCAGAAAAGCCTGGGATATCAGCAGAGAAACCAACAGAAAGgatgctaaaataaaagaagaaaaaaatgaataaaaacctaAAGAGAACTCCAAGTACAGTTAGCCAATATTACAAACCAAAGAAAAAAGATGCCTGATAAAAGACAAAACGCTATGTAGTAAGCAGAGGTGATGGAAACCTTGAGGATAGCTCAAAGGAGAAATAGAGTCACAAGAGAAGAACTTAGGAATGAAGTTAGAAAATAGAGggctccaattaaaaaaaattaacaatttcattcattcattcattcattcattcattcattcattcattcattcaaggatGCTCCTCCAGGTAAGCAATGCAATCCGAATTCCTAAAGGAGCCAGCCCAAATTTATCTTGAAGCCACGATGTTTCTGCTTCAATGAATGTCCCCCGAACGCTGGTGATATGTTATCCAATGACAAGAGCCTTTGGGTGGCGTTAGGGTATTTCTCTAAGTCTTCTGCTGAGACTCTACTAAGTCTACCAGGCTATCTTGGAGGCCTCCCTTCCGGAACGACGAGGGGAGAATTTTCAGGAGGTCACACAGTTTTTCCACTGGTTCTTGCTTCCTCCTTGGCAGCTCTGACCCAGTGAGCTCAGCTTCGTGGGTATGTTCTCAATAACTTCAGAGAGGGTGAAAAGACAAAAAGCGATCTCCTCGTGGGCATATCTGGCCCCACTTTCATAGAGGCAGGCGAAAGTGATGGCTGGAATCCCTGGGGTGGCTGCCGGCTCTGAGGAGGGTAACTCGATGGCTGCCAGATCGGAGTAGGCGCTGGGCCCTTCGTAGATCACCCAAGGCTCTGTCCAGCTATCAGCATTTCTGGGGAAAGTACTCAGGTAGACTCCCAGGTTTACCCGCGACCTGTGGCTAGTTGGGTGGGAATATAACACCCAAGTGGGTGTCTGAAATGAGGTGGCAAGTTGGGAGAGAGGGCCTGGGGCAGCCTGGCCTGGGTGGCCCCCAGCAGCAGAGAGCAGAGATTCTTCAGAGCTCTCGTCTCGTGGGTGGCCCTGGGGTGCCCTTTCTATTGAGGTGCCTGGGATGCTCCCAGCCCCCTTTCCCCGGGGCTTCTGCAGGCGGTGAAGCTTTTGTAGGAAATGGGAATAGTCACAGCCACCCGCAAGCCATCTTCTCCTCCCTGGTGACGGAACCCGGGAGGAGCCCCTCACCAGGGGAGCCGGGAACCCGACGATGCTGCCATGGCAACCACGGTTGCTCTCCACTAACTTCCGGACCAGCTGTCCTGGGAGGAAAGCAGCCCCATCGTCCAAGCTGAGCGCCTGCACCCGGCAGCCCAGGGGGCTCCTGGCATTGCAGTAAAGGACGTTGCTGCCGTCTTCTTCGTACACAGATGCCAGCTGGCACTCCCCGGTTTTCAGATTGGGGATGAAGTCCCCAAAGTGCCAGCTCTGCCCGTGGTCGTCACTGTAGAAGGTGAAGGAGTGAGGGGTGGTCTTGCAGATTTTCCCAAAGCACTCCTTGCAGTCGATATGGTAAGTGTAGGCAGGAACGAGCAGGCGGCCTGACCTCAGCTGTATGCCATGGCCCGGGCCCAGAGCAAAGGTAGCCCAGTCTGCCGAGAGAAGAGACAGGGAGTGACTGCCatgaaggagggggaaaaggg
Protein-coding regions in this window:
- the NEU4 gene encoding sialidase-4, which encodes MTSPYFPARTVLFEREEGGVTYRIPALLYIPKRAILLAFAEERLSPDDSHANVLVLRRGAFYRTYVEWGDMRVLKTASLEEHRSMNPCPVYDELTGTVFLFFIAVLGNTPESFQIMTGKNAARLCCVTSSDGGLTWSAVADLTEQVIGSVIEDWATFALGPGHGIQLRSGRLLVPAYTYHIDCKECFGKICKTTPHSFTFYSDDHGQSWHFGDFIPNLKTGECQLASVYEEDGSNVLYCNARSPLGCRVQALSLDDGAAFLPGQLVRKLVESNRGCHGSIVGFPAPLVRGSSRVPSPGRRRWLAGGCDYSHFLQKLHRLQKPRGKGAGSIPGTSIERAPQGHPRDESSEESLLSAAGGHPGQAAPGPLSQLATSFQTPTWVLYSHPTSHRSRVNLGVYLSTFPRNADSWTEPWVIYEGPSAYSDLAAIELPSSEPAATPGIPAITFACLYESGARYAHEEIAFCLFTLSEVIENIPTKLSSLGQSCQGGSKNQWKNCVTS